CACGTGCCCTTGCTGGGAGGCCAGCGCCAGAGCAGAACCCAGAAATGCCCCCACACAGGGCGTCCACCCCAGAGAGAAGATCACCCCGAACACGACCGCGGAAAAAAAGCCCATCTCACCATTCACCGCTCTGCCGCTGCCGCGGAACAGATTCCACTTGAAAACGCCCAGGAACTGCAGTCCAAAGAGAATCACCACCAGACCAGAGAGGAGATTCACCGCCGTCTGGTGTTGTTTGAAAAAGCTCCCTACCGTCCCGGCTAACGCCCCCATGGCAACAAAGACCAGGGTAAAGCCCAGCACGAAGCCCAGCGCGTTCTTCACGGTCCGAGCGGTGGTACGCTCTCCGCCGCCGGCAAAGTAGGAGATGTAGATCGGCAGCATCGGTAGCAGACAGGGCGAGACAAAGGTGATGATCCCCTCCAGACAGGAAATCACATACTGCATGGGTTTATCACTCCTTTCCGTCGAAGGCCTGGGACAACAGCCATCCGATCAAGGCCATGTACGCCATAGCTCGAAGTGGGCTGGACGCAATCGCACAGCCGCTCCCACACCCGAAAAAGCGGAAATACACCGCGCCCATAGCGGCACCGGCCAGCGCAAACGCTGCGCCCCGGAGCCAGGGTCTCCAGGTTCGCCGCTTCGCTGCTTCCCTCCTATGGTTCTCTTTGCGCTCTCTGATCATCGTTTGTCCATGCCGCAGGGAAATGCCTCCTCCGCGGCGCAACGGTCCAGCATCACGCTCTCATAGAGCCGGTAGCCGCCGGCAAGGTTCCTGCACGCAAAGCCATTCTGCTCCAGGATGCGGCAGGCGATATAGCTGCGCAGACCACTCTGGCAGATCACGTAGACCAGCTTTCCCGTTTCCAGCTCGTTCATCCGCTCCCTCAGCTCATCCACCGGAATATGAATCGTACCCTCGATATGGCCACTCTGGTACTCCTCTGCCGTCCGGGTGTCCAGCAGCGTCACACTGCCGTCCCGGGGCAGTGCGTCCACCTCGTCCCAGTGGAACTGCCGCACAGTGCCGTTCGCCAGATTCTCAATCATGAAGCCCGCCATATTCACCGGGTCCTTTGCGGAGGAATAGGGCGGCGCATAGGCAAGGTCCAGGTCCTTCAGATCCAGGGCAGTCAGGCCCGCCCGGATAGCGGTTGCCAACACGTCGATGCGTTTGTCCACGCCCTCGCTGCCTACAATCTGTGCCCCTAACAGGCGATAGGTGTTTTTCTCAAAAAGTACCTTCATATTCAAGAGCCTTCCGCCGGGATAATAGCCGGCGTGGCTGGCCGGAGAGAGATAGACCTTATCGCACTCAATGCCGGCTTTGCGGGCGGCCTGCTCATTGATGCCAGTGGCGGCGGCGGTCATATCAAAAACCTTAACTACCGAGGAGCCCTGGGACCCCTGATAGCGGCTGTTCCCACCGCAGATGTTGTCCGCCGCGATGCGTCCCTGCTTGTTGGCGGGGCCCGCCAGAGAAATCAGGGTGTGCTCTCCAGTGACAAAATGCTGCACCTGCACCGCGTCACCAACAGCATAGATATCCGGCACAGAGGTCTCCATCCGATCGTTCACCGCGATGCTACCCTTGACGCCAAGCTCCAGCCCTGCCTCTTTCGCCAGCTGCGTGTCTGGTGTGACGCCGATGGCCAGAACCACCAGCTCCGCCTCCAGCGGCTCTGCTCCTTTGAGCAGGACCCTGACGCCGCCGGGCGCCTCCTCAAAGCCTTCCACAGTATGGCCCAGCAGCAGACGGACGCCTTTTTTCCGCATTTTTGCGTGAATGAAGGATGCCATCTCCGGGTCAAAGGGGTTCATGAGCTGCTTCGGGCGCTGGACCATAGTGACCTCCATCCCCAGTTCCCGCAGATTCTCAGCCATCTCCAGACTGATGAAGCCGCCGCCAGCCAGCACTACGGACCTGGGGTGATGGGTTTTCACAAATTCGTGAATCCGCAGGGTATCCTCCACCGTGCGCAGGGTGAACACCTGCCCAACGCCGGGCAGCTCCGGCTGGGTGGGCTTCGCGCCGGGAGAGAGTAAAAGCTTATCATAGCTCTCCTCAAACGTCTCGCCAGTAGACAGATTCCGCACGGAAACCGCCTTCCGCTCCGGATGGATGGCAATCACCTCATGCCGCACCCGCATATCTACACGGAACCGCTGCCAAAAGCTC
Above is a genomic segment from Pusillibacter faecalis containing:
- a CDS encoding cytochrome c biogenesis CcdA family protein, whose translation is MQYVISCLEGIITFVSPCLLPMLPIYISYFAGGGERTTARTVKNALGFVLGFTLVFVAMGALAGTVGSFFKQHQTAVNLLSGLVVILFGLQFLGVFKWNLFRGSGRAVNGEMGFFSAVVFGVIFSLGWTPCVGAFLGSALALASQQGHVGSGMLMLLAYSLGLGIPFLVSAVLIDKLKSAFDWIKRNYRVINLISGSLLILVGVLMATGTLGRLLNLLS
- a CDS encoding FAD-dependent oxidoreductase; amino-acid sequence: MKVVIVGGVAGGATAAARIRRLDEQAEIVAFERSGYISYANCGLPYYIGGVITDQAELTLQTPESFWQRFRVDMRVRHEVIAIHPERKAVSVRNLSTGETFEESYDKLLLSPGAKPTQPELPGVGQVFTLRTVEDTLRIHEFVKTHHPRSVVLAGGGFISLEMAENLRELGMEVTMVQRPKQLMNPFDPEMASFIHAKMRKKGVRLLLGHTVEGFEEAPGGVRVLLKGAEPLEAELVVLAIGVTPDTQLAKEAGLELGVKGSIAVNDRMETSVPDIYAVGDAVQVQHFVTGEHTLISLAGPANKQGRIAADNICGGNSRYQGSQGSSVVKVFDMTAAATGINEQAARKAGIECDKVYLSPASHAGYYPGGRLLNMKVLFEKNTYRLLGAQIVGSEGVDKRIDVLATAIRAGLTALDLKDLDLAYAPPYSSAKDPVNMAGFMIENLANGTVRQFHWDEVDALPRDGSVTLLDTRTAEEYQSGHIEGTIHIPVDELRERMNELETGKLVYVICQSGLRSYIACRILEQNGFACRNLAGGYRLYESVMLDRCAAEEAFPCGMDKR